From the genome of Onthophagus taurus isolate NC chromosome 5, IU_Otau_3.0, whole genome shotgun sequence, one region includes:
- the LOC111420664 gene encoding 26S proteasome non-ATPase regulatory subunit 14: MDRLLRLGGGMPGLAQAPPPSDAPVVDTAEQVYISSLALLKMLKHGRAGVPMEVMGLMLGEFVDDYTVRVIDVFAMPQTGTGVSVEAVDPVFQAKMLDMLRQTGRPEMVVGWYHSHPGFGCWLSGVDINTQQSFEALSERAVAVVVDPIQSVKGKVVIDAFRLINPNMMVLGQEPRQTTSNLGHLQKPSVQALIHGLNRHYYSISINYRKNELEQKMLLNLHKKSWMDGLTLSDYKENCSVNQKTVSDMLELAKNYNKALEDEEKMTPEQLAIKNVGKQDPKRHLEEKVDLLMTNNIVQCLGAMLDTVVFK, translated from the exons ATGGATCGTCTTTTGAGGTTAGGTGGAGGAATGCCCGGTTTAGCCCAAGCTCCGCCGCCGAGCGATGCCCCCGTTGTTGATACAGCCGAGCAAGTTTACATCTCATCTTTGgcgttattaaaaatgttaaaacacGGTCGAGCTGGTGTTCCAATGGAAGTTATGGGACTTATGCTTG gTGAATTTGTTGATGATTACACGGTGCGTGTTATTGATGTATTTGCTATGCCTCAAACTGGTACTGGGGTTAGTGTAGAAGCTGTTGATCCTGTGTTtcaagcaaaaatgttggatatGTTAAGACAAACTGGTAGACCAGAGATGGTTGTTGGTTGGTACCATTCTCATCCAGGTTTTGGGTGTTGGTTATCAGGTGTTGATATCAACACCCAACAATCATTTGAAGCTCTCTCAGAACGTGCAGTGGCTGTAGTTGTGGATCCAATTCAATCAGTGAAGGGAAAAGTTGTTATTGATGCTTTTCGATTAATTAACCCAAACATGATGGTGTTGGGGCAAGAGCCAAGACAAACAACATCAAATTTAGGCCACCTTCAAAAGCCTTCTGTTCAAGCTTTAATTCATGGTTTAAACCGGCATTATTACTCAATTAGTATAAATTACCGTAAAAATGAATTggaacaaaaaatgttgttaaatttgcataaaaagtcTTGGATGGATGGGTTAACCTTGTCggattataaagaaaattgctCTGTGAACCAAAAAACCGTCTCTGATATGCTAGAGTTAGctaaaaattacaacaaagcTTTAGAGGATGAGGAAAAAATGACCCCCGAACAACTAGCGATTAAAAACGTTGGAAAACAAGACCCGAAAAGACATTTAGAGGAAAAAGTCGATTTATTAATGACTAATAACATCGTGCAATGTCTTGGAGCTATGTTGGATACTGTTGTGTTTAagtaa
- the LOC111424635 gene encoding uncharacterized protein isoform X2, translated as MKVIFVVLSVFGYLFGFAVFEIIDGQNSTSPIENASSTDDITLVLGNINGNVSQLVDIVKVEVATKLLLPTLEVLLIDINKALNTVEDLTPGKTEIVIILLHRVLVLLKKIVEVLTTANLTNSQREAVEKIYNSTNESITEAINYLQEVQNAKRHHIVYKKFHHAARNHHQN; from the exons atgaaagttatttttgttgttttaagtGTTTTCGGTTACCTTTTTGGTTTCGCCGTTTTtg AAATCATTGATGGCCAAAATTCTACTAGTCCAATCGAAAATGCAAGTTCTACTGATGACATTACTTTAGTAT tGGGGAATATCAATGGCAATGTTTCACAATTGG tggACATTGTAAAAGTTGAAGTagcaacaaaattattattgccTACGCTAGAGGTGTTACTTATAGATATTA acAAAGCACTGAATACAGTTGAGGACTTAACTCCTGGCAAAACTGAGATTGTAATAATTCTTCTTCATAGAGTATTAGTATTATTAA AAAAAATCGTTGAAGTTCTAACTACTGCAAATTTAACGAATAGTCAACGTGAGGCAG tggaaaaaatttataattcaacCAATGAGAGTATAACTGAGGCTATTAACTACTTACAGGAAGTACAAAACG CTAAACGTCACCATATCGTCTACAAGAAATTCCACCACGCTGCTCGCAACCACCACCAAAactaa
- the LOC111424635 gene encoding uncharacterized protein isoform X3 — translation MKVIFVVLSVFGYLFGFAVFEIIDGQNSTSPIENASSTDDITLVLGNINGNVSQLVDIVKVEVATKLLLPTLEVLLIDINKALNTVEDLTPGKTEIVIILLHRVLVLLKKIVEVLTTANLTNSQREAG, via the exons atgaaagttatttttgttgttttaagtGTTTTCGGTTACCTTTTTGGTTTCGCCGTTTTtg AAATCATTGATGGCCAAAATTCTACTAGTCCAATCGAAAATGCAAGTTCTACTGATGACATTACTTTAGTAT tGGGGAATATCAATGGCAATGTTTCACAATTGG tggACATTGTAAAAGTTGAAGTagcaacaaaattattattgccTACGCTAGAGGTGTTACTTATAGATATTA acAAAGCACTGAATACAGTTGAGGACTTAACTCCTGGCAAAACTGAGATTGTAATAATTCTTCTTCATAGAGTATTAGTATTATTAA AAAAAATCGTTGAAGTTCTAACTACTGCAAATTTAACGAATAGTCAACGTGAGGCAG gttaa
- the LOC111420663 gene encoding uncharacterized protein, with protein sequence MWSMWNFPNCLGALDDKHITIEAPANSGSLYFNYKKTFSIVLLALVDANYKFVAVDIGSYGKNSDGGIVANSALGKRLENATMNVPIDSPLPGTNIIAPYVILADEAFPLKKYLMRPYPGSKNVEDNAKRIFNYRLCRGRRLVECAFGILSQTFRVYNRRLRAHPQNAS encoded by the coding sequence ATGTGGAGCATGTGGAATTTCCCAAACTGTTTGGGAGCTCTAGATGACAAACATATAACAATAGAAGCTCCAGCAAACAGTGgatctttatattttaattataaaaagacgTTTTCGATAGTTCTTTTGGCGTTAGTAGACGCCAATTACAAATTTGTTGCTGTGGATATTGGGTCATATGGAAAAAACAGTGATGGTGGAATTGTTGCAAATTCTGCACTGGGAAAAAGACTGGAAAATGCCACGATGAATGTTCCAATAGATTCACCTCTACCAGGTACAAACATAATAGCACCGTACGTAATATTGGCAGATGAAGCATTTccgctaaaaaaatatttaatgcgGCCTTACCCAGGatcgaaaaatgttgaagataatgcgaaaagaatatttaattatCGTTTGTGTAGAGGAAGAAGATTAGTTGAATGTGCATTCGGTATTTTATCACAGACTTTTCGCGTGTACAATAGAAGACTCAGAGCTCATCCTCAAAATgcatcttaa
- the LOC111424635 gene encoding uncharacterized protein isoform X1, whose protein sequence is MKVIFVVLSVFGYLFGFAVFEIIDGQNSTSPIENASSTDDITLVLGNINGNVSQLVDIVKVEVATKLLLPTLEVLLIDINKALNTVEDLTPGKTEIVIILLHRVLVLLKKIVEVLTTANLTNSQREAVEKIYNSTNESITEAINYLQEVQNAPNANTAKRHHIVYKKFHHAARNHHQN, encoded by the exons atgaaagttatttttgttgttttaagtGTTTTCGGTTACCTTTTTGGTTTCGCCGTTTTtg AAATCATTGATGGCCAAAATTCTACTAGTCCAATCGAAAATGCAAGTTCTACTGATGACATTACTTTAGTAT tGGGGAATATCAATGGCAATGTTTCACAATTGG tggACATTGTAAAAGTTGAAGTagcaacaaaattattattgccTACGCTAGAGGTGTTACTTATAGATATTA acAAAGCACTGAATACAGTTGAGGACTTAACTCCTGGCAAAACTGAGATTGTAATAATTCTTCTTCATAGAGTATTAGTATTATTAA AAAAAATCGTTGAAGTTCTAACTACTGCAAATTTAACGAATAGTCAACGTGAGGCAG tggaaaaaatttataattcaacCAATGAGAGTATAACTGAGGCTATTAACTACTTACAGGAAGTACAAAACG caccCAACGCCAATACAGCTAAACGTCACCATATCGTCTACAAGAAATTCCACCACGCTGCTCGCAACCACCACCAAAactaa
- the LOC111420668 gene encoding cell division cycle-associated 7-like protein — protein MDLESEVSDYESLREQNMKELQALMSQFETPDFDDTMDAINTYEEIKKGAKRKRDGGDSTFRCSVMVPLETRRSSRLAKITPKYSYLDLPDEKLIKDSNYDDVDIEDLEKPLYHPRKRSNYKTSNSTPFKIVPVELITENYLKNIASRTTKKIYSQNGTSCHQCRQKTMDSKTYCRNSECVGVRGQFCGVCLKNRYGEDAKNALLDPNWKCPPCRGLCNCSICRAREGKRPTGILAPLAFKHGHKSVKDFLFSLNGRGDFVENCDEMENCKDEIYENNCLSGCDHFDLIGFDKDGFAVVLVNDKDRICDRKGDLLGFNSEIKPVLVLNSK, from the exons ATGGATTTGGAATCAGAAGTTAGTGATTATGAATCACTTCGTGAACAAAATATGAAGGAATTACAAGCTTTG ATGTCTCAATTTGAAACTCCTGATTTCGACGATACCATGGATGCTATTAATACAtacgaagaaattaaaaaggggGCGAAACGTAAACGGGATGGTGGAGATTCGACTTTTCGATGTAGCGTTATGGTTCCGTTGGAGACGAGGCGTTCTTCTAGATTAGCAAAAATCACTCCTAAGTATTCTTATTTAGATTTGCCAGATGAAAAg ttaataaaagATTCAAATTATGATGATGTGGACATTGAAGATCTAGAAAAACCACTTTACCACCCACGAAAACGCTCAAATTACAAAACCTCGAATTCAACTCCTTTTAAAATCGTACCTGTGGAATTAATCacagaaaattatttaaaaaacatagcaTCTCGTacaacaaaaaagatttactcCCAAAACGGCACTTCCTGCCATCAATGTCGCCAAAAAACCATGGACAGTAAAACTTATTGTCGTAATTCTGAGTGTGTTGGAGTTCGAGGCCAATTTTGTGgggtttgtttaaaaaatcgttacgGTGAAGATGCCAAAAACGCTTTATTAGATCCAAATTGGAAATGTCCACCCTGTAGGGGTCTGTGTAATTGTTCGATTTGTCGAGCTCGTGAAGGAAAACGCCCTACGGGGATTTTAGCACCTTTAGCTTTTAAGCATGGACATAAAAgtgttaaagattttttgtttagtttgAATGGGAGAGgggattttgttgaaaattgtgATGAAATGGAAAATTGTAAAgatgaaatttatgaaaataattgtttatcaGGATGTgatcattttgatttaattggtTTTGATAAAGATGGGTTTGCGGTGGTTTTGGTTAATGACAAAGATCGGATTTGTGATCGAAAAGGTGATTTATTAGGGTTTAATAGTGAAATAAAACCTGTTTTAGTACTAAATAGTAAGTAA
- the LOC111420154 gene encoding uncharacterized protein has translation MVNDNEDLTDVERLQYLKMSLTGEPAQLLKNISVTGDNFSRSWQILIDRYENRRLLIETQLSILFSARAVKTDSSSELKRLVGEIKEAFGALKVLKCPIQHWDYILVYLIVRKLDTDAVKEWERSIGNHRDPSTFDELEDFLMNRIHTLEAVENLQSSRKVYSISTGSKVSSVKAHNAYSPVNGCVMCNSAHYISSCPAYLSKSPAERQDFVISRKLCFNCLGSHTVNKCRVSKRCRVCRKSHHTSLHDAPRRSTSTRIQSSVEPSKSGTVFAPIQEQPSITANDLTVSNHLLHSHHIHAPVLLATALVRIESSRGHSVIVRALIDQGSEVSFITESLVQQLQLPRKPASIPISGIGSQRTSISNGIVTIQLSSQFNPFLSFNEEALILPKLTAYLPQKYSAQLPIELLNLPLADSDISSSKRIDLILGVSLYSKILQNGVKRSSDGSLIAQQTAFGWILSGVLSNQSQSNFNPYGFQCSIDREFADLMQKFWTIEEESSSKPCLSTDEIDCEKHFVNSHSRESSGRFIVRLPFRKSPRELGNSYMIAVKTFSRSELRFARDESFKTAYSKFMREYLDLNHMRPVTVPVESPNFYLPHHGVIRESSTTTKLRVVFNGSQKTSSGLSLNDCLHTGPKLQSELVDVLLRWRRHPVAFACDLEKMYRQIDVHQDDWQFQRIVWRENPSEPLQSYDLTTVTYGLSCAPYLAIRCIRQLAEEHVEEQPLGSSALFRDTYVDDIISGANDIDEVQELIFQLNRVLKAGGFLARKWISNVSEALAYVPSDLLSDTETLRVQDDNSPRALGILWNNSTDDFLFCFNNDDFDFRELTKRKVLSFIARLFDPLGWLSPIIVTAKIFMQNLWTCNLEWDEILPHDLSLQWNEYTNSFQTCPVIRIPRWLGITRDCSSIELHGFADASTSAFGAVVYLRVSRADDVRVSLLFSKTKVAPLKRVTIPRLELCAAVLLVRLIKRVRATLDFNEVPIFLWSDSTVALSWICSHPSRWKDFVRNRVTEIQELSHVHWRYVPTKENPADLSSRGVSVTKLEAETLWWNGPSWLRSPPSEWPSLRTNSDAKEIPEARSIHTSNTATAMKKGWDLKLKYSSLNKLLRVTAWYILSPDELNDSLMFWVRECQQLHFSDEIQILTEGRVVPRSSSLFRLSPFIDGKGFLRVTGRLRFSNLDWNEKHPIILPKDSPITILLIDKHHRATLHGGTQLTLSSIRRHFWIVGGRVPVRSFIHRCMICAKQRAVISQQLMGQLPPSRVISSRPFLHTGVNYAGPFHLKHLRGRGSKTYKGYLILFVCLATSAVHLEVATDYSTSGFLAAYKRFSGRRGISECLYSDCGTNLVGADRELRSMFSAASKEWKEMASLLSCDGTRWKFNPPGAPHFGGKWEAGVKSVKGHLRKIVGSTLLTYEEFNACSSVR, from the exons ATGGTCAATGACAATGAAGACCTTACCGATGTCGAACGtcttcaatatttaaaaatgagtttGACCGGTGAACCCGCtcagttattaaaaaacatttctgtTACCGGTGATAACTTTTCAAGATCGTGGCAAATATTGATTGACCGGTATGAAAATCGACGGTTATTAATTGAGACTCaattatcgattttattttccGCGCGTGCCGTAAAGACTGATTCTTCTAGCGAACTTAAACGTCTTGTCGGGGAAATTAAAGAAGCTTTCGGTGCCTTAAAAGTATTGAAGTGTCCGATTCAGCATTGGGACTATATTCTCGTATATTTAATCGTACGAAAATTAGATACAGACGCCGTTAAAGAATGGGAGAGATCGATTGGAAATCATCGCGATCCGTCAACGTTTGATGAGCTTGAGGACTTTCTGATGAACCGTATTCACACCTTGGAAGCTGTCGAAAATCTTCAATCTAGCCGTAAAGTGTATTCCATTTCAACGGGTTCAAAAGTCTCTAGTGTGAAAGCTCATAATGCTTATTCTCCTGTAAATGGTTGTGTTATGTGCAACTCAGCGCATTACATTTCTTCATGTCCGGCTTACCTTTCAAAAAGCCCGGCAGAACGGCAGGATTTTGTGATATCCCGAAAATTATGCTTCAATTGTCTTGGTTCACATACCGTCAACAAATGTCGCGTTTCTAAACGATGTCGCGTTTGTCGCAAATCTCACCATACGTCTCTTCACGACGCGCCACGACGCTCAACTTCAACTAGAATACAATCTTCAGTTGAACCTTCAAAGTCAGGAACAGTTTTCGCGCCCATACAAGAACAACCGAGCATCACCGCTAATGACTTAACCGTATCGAATCATCTTTTACATTCGCACCACATTCATGCTCCGGTACTGTTGGCTACAGCTTTAGTACGGATTGAATCATCGCGTGGACATTCCGTTATCGTTCGAGCCCTTATTGATCAAGGATCCGAAGTTTCTTTCATCACCGAGTCACTTGTACAACAGCTTCAACTTCCGCGAAAACCAGCAAGTATTCCTATTTCAGGAATTGGTTCGCAACGTACAAGTATTTCAAACGGAATTGTTACAATTCAATTAAGTTCGCAATTCAATCCATTTCTTTCATTCAACGAAGAAGCATTAATATTGCCGAAATTAACCGCTTatttacctcaaaaatattctgCTCAGTTACCGATTGAGCTACTGAATTTACCGTTAGCCGATTCAGATATCTCATCATCAAAAAGAATTGATTTGATTCTTGGTGTGAGTTTATATTctaaaattcttcaaaatggTGTTAAACGAAGTAGTGATGGTTCTTTGATTGCCCAGCAAACCGCGTTTGGATGGATTCTTTCCGGCGTACTGTCGAATCAATCACAGTCAAACTTCAACCCGTATGGTTTTCAGTGTTCGATAGATCGTGAATTCGCGGATTTAATGCAAAAGTTCTGGACGATAGAAGAAGAATCAAGTTCTAAGCCGTGTTTATCTACCGACGAAATTGATTGTGAAAAACATTTCGTCAATTCACATTCGCGTGAAAGCTCTGGACGTTTTATTGTTCGTTTACCATTTCGAAAGTCTCCGCGTGAATTGGGAAATTCTTATATGATCGCTGTTAAGACTTTTTCTCGTTCCGAGTTAAGATTCGCACGGGATGAAAGCTTCAAGACCGCGTATAGCAAATTTATGCGCGAATATCTCGATTTAAATCATATGCGTCCCGTTACAGTGCCAGTCGAATCACCCAACTTCTATCTTCCGCATCACGGGGTGATTCGCGAATCTAGTACGACTACTAAGCTTCGTGTCGTGTTCAACGGATCACAAAAAACATCATCTGGATTATCGTTAAACGATTGTCTTCATACTGGTCCGAAACTTCAAAGTGAACTTGTTGACGTTCTTCTAAGGTGGAGACGCCATCCCGTCGCGTTCGCGTGTGACTTAGAGAAAATGTATCGTCAAATTGACGTTCATCAAGATGATTGGCAGTTTCAACGAATCGTCTGGCGTGAAAATCCTTCGGAACCTCTTCAAAGTTACGACCTGACAACGGTAACGTACGGACTTTCATGCGCGCCGTATCTCGCAATTCGTTGTATTCGACAGTTAGCGGAAGAACATGTTGAAGAGCAGCCTCTCGGTTCTTCTGCTCTTTTTCGCGACACTTACGTGGACGATATCATTTCCGGTGCTAATGACATTGATGAAGTTCAAGAATTAATCTTTCAATTAAATCGAGTTTTAAAGGCGGGCGGTTTCCTAGCGCGAAAGTGGATTTCAAATGTTTCAGAAGCGCTCGCATATGTTCCTTCAGACCTTCTATCCGATACAGAAACGTTGCGTGTTCAAGATGACAATTCCCCTCGCGCATTGGGTATTCTTTGGAACAATTCGACCGATGACTTtctattttgtttcaataatgACGATTTTGACTTCCGAGAACTTACTAAGCGTAAAGTTCTATCATTCATTGCGCGTTTATTCGACCCCCTCGGGTGGCTTTCTCCGATCATTGTAACTGCGAagatttttatgcaaaatttgTGGACTTGCAATCTCGAATGGGACGAAATCCTTCCGCATGACCTTTCTCTTCAATGGAACGAATACACTAACTCTTTTCAAACGTGTCCGGTAATTCGCATTCCGAGATGGCTTGGAATTACTCGCGATTGTTCTTCGATTGAATTGCACGGGTTCGCGGATGCTTCGACTAGTGCCTTTGGTGCGGTAGTATATCTTCGCGTTTCAAGAGCTGATGATGTTCGCGTTTCTcttcttttttctaaaacgaaaGTGGCACCTCTTAAACGCGTAACCATTCCGCGACTTGAATTGTGCGCCGCCGTGTTGTTAGTTCGGTTGATAAAACGCGTTCGAGCAACACTGGATTTCAACGAAGTTCCAATTTTTCTATGGAGCGATTCTACGGTGGCACTTTCTTGGATCTGCAGTCATCCTTCAAGATGGAAAGATTTCGTCCGGAATAGAGTAACAGAAATTCAGGAGCTTTCTCATGTTCATTGGCGCTACGTTCCGACGAAAGAAAACCCAGCCGATTTGTCTTCCCGTGGAGTTTCAGTGACGAAACTTGAAGCCGAAACGTTATGGTGGAATGGACCGTCTTGGCTTCGCTCACCACCCTCAGAATGGCCATCTCTTCGGACCAATTCGGATGCCAAAGAAATTCCAGAAGCACGTTCTATTCATACATCCAACACCGCAACTGCTATGAAAAAAGGATGggatttaaagttgaaatattCGTCGTTGAACAAGCTTCTGCGAGTCACTGCTTGGT ACATACTTTCTCCTGATGAACTGAACGACTCTTTAATGTTCTGGGTGCGCGAGTGTCAACAACTTCATTTCTCGGACGAAATTCAAATTCTAACGGAGGGCCGTGTAGTGCCGCGTTCAAGTTCTCTTTTCCGACTTTCTCCGTTCATAGACGGTAAAGGTTTTCTACGAGTGACCGGGCGCCTTCGCTTTTCAAATTTGGATTGGAATGAGAAGCATCCAATCATCCTTCCAAAAGATTCGCCAATTACGATTCTTCTGATCGACAAACATCATCGAGCTACGTTGCATGGAGGAACTCAACTAACTTTATCTTCAATCCGACGCCATTTCTGGATCGTTGGAGGGCGAGTACCTGTCCGTTCGTTCATTCATCGATGTATGATTTGTGCGAAACAACGAGCAGTCATCAGCCAGCAGTTGATGGGCCAACTTCCGCCTTCAAGAGTCATATCATCCCGCCCGTTTCTACACACCGGTGTTAATTACGCCGGACCTTTTCATTTGAAGCATCTTCGAGGACGTGGTAGTAAGACGTATAAAGGTTATCTTATTCTGTTTGTTTGTTTAGCCACTTCAGCCGTCCATTTAGAAGTGGCCACAGATTATTCAACTTCGGGATTTCTTGCTGCGTACAAGCGATTTTCCGGAAGAAGAGGTATCAGTGAATGCCTCTACAGCGACTGTGGCACGAATCTTGTTGGAGCTGACCGTGAGCTGCGTTCCATGTTTTCTGCAGCGTCCAAAGAATGGAAAGAAATGGCTAGTCTCTTGAGCTGCGACGGCACTCGATGGAAGTTCAATCCTCCCGGAGCACCACATTTCGGTGGAAAGTGGGAGGCCGGAGTAAAATCCGTTAAAGGCCATCTTCGAAAAATTGTCGGATCGACACTTCTTACGTATGAAGAATTCAACGCTTGTTCGTCCGTTCGCTAA
- the LOC111413849 gene encoding uncharacterized protein encodes MKFGVPMIWKEPLCHTTDYYFCLSKQTGIGKNMRWVYANVPSITFPVPHSDTFPIPNCPDLSQSQTSVISQSSSTDTSDFRSDLTECQGQHEQHLLTQEELNDWVRDLELSKEKAELHASRMKQYHFLDTSVKVTYYRDRDRPYTKYYTSTDNICFCKDIPGLFEELGQPYNAHEWRLFIDSNKSSLKAVLLHNGNEKPSIPIAHAINTKESYETMVKLVKSLNYEDHDWKVCADLKVTGMLCGLQRGYTKYCCFLCFWDSRAREHHYKRKQWPERKSHTLGEGNIKYLPLIKKENILLPPLHIKLGLFKNFVKALDIEGQAFAYLRTLFENLSFAKIKEGPQIKKLLKDDKFQTYLSSVEAAAWNSFQLIVSDFLGNNKSPNYETIVENLLQNYAKMGVNMSLKIHFLHSHLNFFPENLGDVSDEHGERFHQQMKNIERRYQGNWDERMMGDYIWFLIRETDSQRNRRQSGGQTYF; translated from the exons ATGAAATTTGGCGTACCAATGATTTGGAAAGAACCACTTTGTCATACAACCGACTACTACTTTTGCCTAAGTAAACAAACCGGAATTGGGAAAAATATGCGATGGGTTTATGCAAATGTACCATCTATCACGTTTCCAGTTCCGCATTCAGATACATTTCCCATCCCCAACTGCCCTGATTTATCTCAGTCCCAAACTTCCGTTATATCTCAGTCCTCAAGTACTGATACGTCAGATTTCCGAAGTGATTTAACTGAATGTCAAGGACAGCATGAACAGCATCTTCTAACACAGGAAGAACTGAATGATTGGGTGAGAGACTTGGAGCTTTCAAAGGAGAAAGCAGAATTACATGCATCCCGTATGAAGCAATATCACTTTTTGGATACGAGTGTTAAAGTAACATATTACAGAGACCGTGACAGGCCTTACACAAAGTATTATACGTCAACTGATAACATATGCTTTTGCAAAGACATTCCCGGTTTGTTCGAGGAGCTTGGCCAGCCTTATAATGCACACGAGTGGCGGTTATTTATTGATAGCAATAAAAGTAGTTTGAAAGCAGTTCTCTTGCATAATGGAAATGAAAAACCATCAATTCCGATCGCGCATGCTATAAATACCAAAGAATCGTACGAAACAATGGTTAAACTAGTAAAATCTCTTAATTACGAAGACCATGACTGGAAAGTTTGTGCCGATTTAAAAGTCACAGGCATGTTATGTGGTTTACAAAGGGGCTACACGAAATATTGTTGTTTCCTTTGTTTTTGGGACAGCCGCGCAAGGGAACACCATTATAAGAGGAAGCAATGGCCTGAAAGAAAAAGCCACACCCTCGGCGAGGGCAACATTAAATACTTGcctcttattaaaaaagaaaacatccTTCTACCGCCATTACATATTAAACTTGGACTCTTCAAGAATTTTGTGAAAGCGCTGGATATAGAAGGCCAAGCGTTTGCTTATTTAAGAACcttatttgaaaatctttcaTTCGCAAAAATCAAGGAAGGtccacaaataaaaaaacttttaaaagatgACAAATTTCAAACCTATTTATCATCCGTTGAAGCTGCAGCCTGGAATTCGTTTCAGTTAATTGTTTCTGATTTTCTTGGAAACAATAAAAGCCCGAATTACGAGacaattgttgaaaatttgctTCAGAATTATGCAAAAATGG GTGTAAATATGTctctaaaaattcattttttacacTCACACTTAAATTTCTTCCCGGAGAATCTTGGTGACGTAAGTGACGAACATGGCGAAAGATTCCACCAACAAATGAAGAACATTGAGCGGCGTTATCAGGGAAATTGGGATGAAAGAATGATGGGAGACTATATCTGGTTCCTCATAAGAGAGACGGATTCTCAAAGAAACAGAAGGCAAAGCGGGGGGCAAACTTATTTCTAA